From Aricia agestis chromosome 1, ilAriAges1.1, whole genome shotgun sequence:
atatggcatccTTTAGCTCTTTAACCGGAGGAattcacgtatgagcggaggcattagcggaggtaaggacgccatatttaactttaaccaaagatttgacattttgcactgtagttaagaTAGTTGGTGCAAGCCAGTCAGTCGATAAAGCaatcaataaataaagttttacaAACATACCACATATTGCTTATCTCACTGATGATGTTATTTGAAAGTGAGTTCAAAGACTTCTCACTGGATTCGTTATCGGAAAACGCCATATCAAAATAATGACGCGTGCGCCTTGTGGTTCTATCGATTACTTTCCAAGTTCCAACTCTCTCTGCTCTGACTCAAGGCTTATCCAGCGTATTAGTGCAACCAAGTTGCTAATAATTGGCTTcggcaattttgatttttataaggAATTTACAAGTGATGTATAAAAACCACGGAgatatgtaaataattattgttttagctCCGTGATAAAAACGACGATTTCGTGGTCGTAACTCGCACtgtatgatgattgatgacgtATCGACCTATCACCTGCGTATCATGTCGgtgtttaatgtttatcaaAAGTACaagtcatattttatttttagggttccgtaccctttgggtaaaaacgggaccctattactaagacttcttgtctgtccatctgtctgtctgtctgtatccaggccgtaactcaagaaccacttTAGctaacttctgaaattttcacagattgtgttgcatacctatctgttgccgcccgaacaacaaaatatactaaaaataaaataaagtaaatatttaaggggggctcccatacaaaaaacacaatttttgtatactttcgctctataccggtcggaacccttcgtgtgcgagtcggacgcgcacttggccgatttttatagaTATGTCAGTGTCACTGACAGTCTCAGAGTTCATGTCATCAGTCATAAGAGAAATGACAGTACCCACTGACATTCATGTACAAAACTGTAAAATTGATAATTTGTGATATATCCACATTCCTGATTCCACACTTTTACGAAGTTTAaatctaagtatataatattataatctatttatatgaaactcaaaggtgactgactgattgacattagtgatctatcaacgcacagcccaaaccactggacggatcgggctgaaatttggcatgcgggtagatgttatgacgtaggcatccatctaagggggatattagattatcatatatattggatccgagatcattgagtcaatgatattggataatgtaatatagacatatgattcatttcttccttgatcatagatttttgacatttgctgagagattggatccaatacggtcatagaaataggtgttgccagttatttaatataaaaaaagtttttaatttcttgtccgttaatatgtttcaaataatgtaatgtaattatttttctaattatatacttggaaaatcttgctgaaataacaaaaaacaagccatattaaaaatgacgatgtcttttgacaaatcgaattctctgagatctagtaaccctgacgtcaatacctgtcagcgttagcgctctccattggctattgaaaccacatatgacgtaaaatagaatcaatgaaatatgataatgtaatatgcagatatgatcaaatgatcatatacagtgtgtaacaaaaataagtgataatactttagggtgtgtacgtgttccttgtagagagttcactgtgaaagtagcagcgctgaaagacgaattttttttttcacttttatatgggcgtcacgagttttcccatacaaaagtccaaaaaaattttggtttttcgacgctgctattttcacagtgaactctctacaaggaacacgtacacaccctaaagtattatcacttatttttgttacaccctgtatattggatccaatatattatgatcatagaaatgatcatatataaatgataatgtaatacccccctaagaaaggattttgataaattccaagcccaaggggttcaaataggggaagtttgtatataataatacttcttaacgcgagcgaagccgcgggcaaaagctcgtaatatataaACCTAATCTGTGGTTTTTATCATTCATGGAAGGATACtaccagtggtccccaacctttttttcatgcgggccacaaacatgttttggtccgAGTGtcacgggccgcaacaaaaaatttttagggttaaaaaataacattcttcaaaattaacgatttaaaagtgtaaaaaatttaACGATTATCACGTAGACtacgttattttgccggtgggcgtgaatttcaaaattgtttaacatcacACGGGCCAccaataaagtcccggcgggacgcgggttggggatagcggcCCTATACCAACCTACTTATAATTTacaatacctattatattacaGGACAAATAAATTCTTCACCAGCTTAAGCCTGTTATCATAAGCCCAAGAATCttatatatcataattcataactaaGCCTATGTTTAATAAAAGttgggaaggtttatattagaatTTAGGGGGAAAGAGGAGGAAAGTTATACAAAGTTCACCaggtcatctagtattaaatatatatgtattgtGATCATTGAGCAATACACGATTATTTCTTGCAACTGTAAGGAATGGaacgtaataaaataacaaacataatattatgtagttaaacttgtttatttcataaagttattataaaatatctaacatacaaattattatttaccaccACCAATATGACTATTTCTTATGAACCCAATTTTTCTTAGGTAGCGAACAATAAATGGTGTTGCAGTGAGAGTTATCGCAATCCTGGCAGGTGCAAAAACTTTGTGTACTCCATATGCTATAACAAAAGTTCCAGCATTTGATGCAATTGTATTTGTTTCAGCCAAGTTGAAATATGTTAGTATTGCTTGAACATTAACCCCActgaaataaataagaaaaaaatattatattgactttAAGTGCTTTGAATGGCTTGGATTGGATCTGAATGGATTATTATTGATAAAAGGAAAAACAGTTTGGGCAGACCAAACATACCTGGAGACCAGAAGATAACAGCCACCCAAAGAGATAAGTGAGATGGTAACATGAAATACAATTACTGTTGATCCATACTCTTTAatagcttttttaaatttatcctTAGTGCTAAGTGATGGATTATTATCTGTACTCATGCTCCTTGTCGTCATCATGACAACTATgctttgaaaatataaaaaaatatattagacaATTACAAATGAATTAGACACATTGATACAATATGATTTGATATAGAATGATTCAGGTGGTATTATCATACATTTTCCATAAATGATCAAGAaagctaaaaattttattagtttatacCTTGATTAGCCTGCTTCTTCTTATATTCATTTCTCAATGATAAGTAATGAGCGTTATGCAAATGGTCAGACAAGTATTTATATCCTTGTCCCCATTGAGACCCAGGCATGTTTAAATGTGTATTATTTCCAGTAAATGGACTGGGCACATTGCTTTGCATGCTGGAAGATAAGCTTACTGCTCCTCGGCAGTCGTACTTATTGACATGGGGATCAGACTGTAACGTAATGTCAATATGAGACATTTCATGTGTTTTATTGTGGGCATTTATAACAGGCCCAGATATGTCTCTTTCCCTATGGGGTGAGAATCTACCAATTTCGGCTTCATTTATGTTAACCACATTAGTCGGAAGCTTCAGAGCAGACACTTGGGGATACTTGAACAGCGGAGATTTATGTATCGTTTTACCATACTGACCCAAAGCTAATGAGGAAAAAGGtacatatcaatataaaaaaaataaaatgtttaaaaactaaaaaacagcagtatttatttaaatcttgTGCTTACCATAATTTGAGGCAGAAATTTTGGTTGGAAATCTCATAGCAACTTCCCGATATACTTTAAACATTTTTCAATGTCATCAAAACTGGTTTCTACAacataaccgtacattttaaataacaaagaaAACTATTTGTAAATTAAGATAATTTTAAGATTAGTTGTATACTTACTGCCAAtgcgtaaaaataataatatatctgtaaTGAAGCTTTTGGTATTATCTGAAACACtttattaaattcttttatttaCATCTTTTCCGAGTTCTGAGTAGCCTGTAattaccacagattactaggtacctacctaattaCGCTTTGAAAAATTACAATGACATTGACATCTGACAAATGACAATCGTGATCATGCAGGTgtaaagccggcgccagacataggcttcaaagtttgagcaaactttgcacaaataggaaaatgccagcaataactttgcacaaacacacacacttgGTGAATTTGCGTATTttatcacatgtctggcgcccgcatTAAGCAGCCtccacacgttggccgtgtttgccgaacagaagaggacggcgctatactacagaaagagattgaattatttgcgtctttctttTTGGTATAGCGCCGaccccttctgttcggcaaacacggccaacgtgtggaGGCTGCTTATATAGCGCcgtccccttctgttcggcaaacacggccaacgtgtggaGGCTGCTTAACTGACCTGCCAAATGCTAATGACTTGACAGCTGACATTGACAGAACTGAAcctcagtgttttttttttatttagacaaAAGTATTAAATGCTCGGATcgtagataaagtattatagtatagatgtagtcttagcccgtcatcgcgtggccattttgggcttattttcatacaagtagtgtgcgtttattttcttgaatatttctatttgtcgattatttcgaagcacattatgatacaggaaagaaagtcaattgagaatccgtaaacacacgtaaaaagctatgcaatttttatagcccaattattaattgatgtgacatttttagcactaatgccgtatatagcacgaataagggattaataaattttagcttacaaaaataccgattgaaaagcccaaaaaacgttgttcaaaacttacgtatttaatgttaaatccacgtgtttgaggcattctttggccattcttatgacTTATTATTTAGTGGAaacacaaaactcaacaatatctagcattaaatgttcactaaaaacctttattaacacttttattacatgaaatatgtagaccgactcctttgttatgtcctagtaagtaggacataacattacacgcttttgacgcttatacaccgatataaggctctctccagtctatagtatcTCAATGGCTCGGATTATATTAACACGGTTGAAGAATAGCGGCCtagcggggtgtgtaggcggggccGGGCTAGCATGCTTTGATATTTCTGACAGCAGGTCACTGACCTCTAGAGGTCAGTGCAGCAGGCTCATAAGATAAAGTAAAGACCTATAGAGATTAGAGGcatagggggatattagattatcatatatattggatccgagatcattgagtcaatgatattggataatgtaatatagacatatgattcatttcttccttgatcatagatttttgacatttgctgagagattggatccaatacggtcatggaaataggtgttgccagttatttaatataaaaaagagtttttaatttcttgttcgttaatatgttttaataatgtaatgttattatttttctaattatatacttggataatcttgctgaaataacaaaaaacaagccatattaaaaatgacgaagtcttttgacaaatcgaattctctgagatctagtaaccctagcattataggtttatgagtaaccctgacgtcaatacctgtcagcgttagcgctctttATTGgatattgaaaccacatatgacgtaaaataggatcaatgaaatatgataatgtaatatgcagatatgatcaaatgatcatatatattggatcctatatatgatcatatataaatgactagatgtcccgcgcggcttcgcccgcgtaaattaggaattttacagaaaccgtacattttcccataaaaaatattttccccgtttttcccgcactttcctgagtttcttcggtcgtattagtcttagcgtgataatatattatataatatagcctatagtcttactcgataaatgatcaatctaacactgagataagtttttaaatcggacctgtagttcctgagattgacgcgt
This genomic window contains:
- the LOC121739717 gene encoding uncharacterized protein LOC121739717 gives rise to the protein MFKVYREVAMRFPTKISASNYALGQYGKTIHKSPLFKYPQVSALKLPTNVVNINEAEIGRFSPHRERDISGPVINAHNKTHEMSHIDITLQSDPHVNKYDCRGAVSLSSSMQSNVPSPFTGNNTHLNMPGSQWGQGYKYLSDHLHNAHYLSLRNEYKKKQANQVVMMTTRSMSTDNNPSLSTKDKFKKAIKEYGSTVIVFHVTISLISLGGCYLLVSSGVNVQAILTYFNLAETNTIASNAGTFVIAYGVHKVFAPARIAITLTATPFIVRYLRKIGFIRNSHIGGGK